A genomic window from Salvia miltiorrhiza cultivar Shanhuang (shh) chromosome 5, IMPLAD_Smil_shh, whole genome shotgun sequence includes:
- the LOC130986448 gene encoding LEAF RUST 10 DISEASE-RESISTANCE LOCUS RECEPTOR-LIKE PROTEIN KINASE-like 1.2 isoform X1 → MKKNDLHTFSLYILSLIILSKVCCGADHQYEACAPTNCSGGGPSISFPFFLPTVQESYCGYPGFAIRCRDGLPLLHLSEDEYIVEDIFYSNRSLHVFNAAALLSDEISSCAPIGIRNTTLPADRFDYVGGETFHLLFDCKNVSEELLRYEVGCNSSRETSNNETLAMYGGNGNLRRALERCEENVVARVELYGDEREDEIVDVAAVLRRGFLMNWTASDCSTCQESGGRCGFNETSFHFRCFCPDRPHSRSCKPKNRLTVILLASLIPGVAILVLLGGCIFWLRKKKMGGAYLLSRNLSYDPSSKSDIEDGSFNFGVPIFSYTELVDATGNFDPSKELGDGGFGTVYYGKLRDGREVAIKRLYEHNYRRVEQFLNEIKILTSLRHPNLVSLYGCTSRRSRELLLVYEYIPNGTVADHLHGERASEAPLTWGVRMSIARETATALAYLHKSDIIHRDVKTNNILLDSNFSVKVADFGLSRLFPIDVTHISTAPQGTPGYVDPEYHQCYQLTDKSDVYSFGVVLIELISSMPAVDISRHKHEINLASLAVNKIQRCAFDELIDPFTGYNSDAEATRMTTSVAELAFRCLQLDKDMRPSMEEVVAFLHDIHTGGDCDFDQVKGGARDLQGKIPPSPETDEVVLLKSRIYQSSPTAVTDTWISSDSTTASSVG, encoded by the exons ATGAAAAAAAACGACCTCCACACTTTCTCGCTCTACATACTCTCTCTCATCATCTTATCCAAAGTCTGCTGTGGGGCAGACCACCAATACGAAGCTTGCGCGCCGACAAATTGCAGCGGCGGCGGTCCGAGCATAAGCTTCCCATTTTTCCTCCCAACAGTTCAAGAATCTTACTGCGGCTACCCAGGATTCGCGATCCGTTGCAGAGACGGACTTCCGCTACTTCATCTGTCTGAAGACGAGTATATTGTTGAAGACATATTCTACTCCAACCGATCGCTACACGTGTTTAATGCCGCAGCGTTATTATCAGATGAGATTAGCAGTTGCGCTCCAATTGGAATCAGAAACACGACTCTCCCCGCCGACAGATTCGATTACGTCGGCGGCGAAACTTTCCATTTGTTGTTCGACTGCAAGAACGTGTCCGAGGAGCTGCTGAGGTACGAGGTTGGTTGCAACAGCTCTAGAGAGACAAGTAACAATGAGACTCTGGCTATGTATGGCGGCAATGGGAATCTGCGGAGAGCGTTGGAGAGGTGCGAAGAGAACGTGGTCGCACGTGTGGAGTTGTATGGGgatgagagagaagatgaaATTGTGGATGTTGCAGCGGTTTTGAGGAGGGGATTTCTGATGAATTGGACAGCTAGTGATTGTAGTACTTGCCAAGAAAGCGGCGGCCGCTGCGGTTTTAACGAAACTTCTTTCCATTTTAGGTGCTTCTGCCCCGACCGCCCTCATTCTAGGAGCTGCAAACCAA AAAATAGGTTGACGGTGATATTATTAGCTTCAT TGATACCTGGAGTTGCAATCCTTGTCTTGCTTGGCGGCTGCATATTTTGGTTACGAAAGAAAAAGATGGGTGGCGCCTACCTTCTCTCAAGAAACCTTTCCTACGATCCCTCCTCAAAATCGGATATCGAAGATGGAAGCTTCAACTTCGGCGTTCCTATCTTCTCCTACACAGAGCTGGTGGACGCCACCGGCAACTTCGACCCATCTAAAGAACTGGGAGATGGAGGCTTCGGCACCGTCTACTACG GCAAGCTCCGCGACGGCAGGGAAGTCGCGATCAAGCGCCTCTACGAGCACAACTACCGACGAGTGGAGCAGTTCCTGAACGAGATCAAGATCCTCACCAGTTTGAGGCACCCCAACCTGGTGTCCCTCTACGGCTGCACCTCGAGGCGGAGCCGCGAGCTCCTCCTCGTGTACGAGTACATCCCCAACGGCACTGTGGCGGACCACCTCCACGGCGAGAGGGCCAGCGAGGCGCCCCTGACGTGGGGCGTGAGGATGAGCATTGCTAGAGAGACGGCCACGGCGCTGGCCTATCTACACAAGTCCGACATAATCCACCGCGATGTGAAGACCAACAACATTCTGCTAGACAGCAACTTCTCCGTCAAAGTAGCGGATTTCGGGCTGTCGAGGCTGTTCCCGATCGACGTGACCCACATCTCGACGGCGCCGCAGGGCACCCCGGGGTACGTGGACCCGGAGTACCACCAGTGCTACCAGCTGACGGACAAGAGCGATGTGTACAGCTTCGGAGTGGTGCTGATCGAGCTCATCTCGTCCATGCCGGCCGTCGACATAAGCAGGCATAAGCACGAGATCAACCTGGCCAGCCTCGCCGTCAACAAGATTCAGAGGTGCGCCTTTGACGAGCTGATTGATCCTTTCACGGGGTACAACTCCGACGCGGAGGCCACCAGGATGACCACGTCGGTGGCGGAGCTGGCATTCCGGTGCCTGCAGCTCGACAAGGATATGAGGCCATCCATGGAGGAGGTGGTGGCGTTTCTGCACGATATTCACACTGGGGGGGATTGCGACTTCGATCAGGTCAAAGGGGGTGCTCGTGATTTGCAAGGGAAGATACCGCCGTCGCCGGAGACGGATGAGGTCGTGTTGCTCAAGAGTAGGATTTATCAGTCGTCGCCTACTGCTGTTACGGATACGTGGATTAGTAGTGACTCTACTACAGCCAGTTCTGTTGGCTGA
- the LOC130986448 gene encoding LEAF RUST 10 DISEASE-RESISTANCE LOCUS RECEPTOR-LIKE PROTEIN KINASE-like 1.1 isoform X3 has translation MAPAPIKNLYSLLFLSYFLVLKADSKCQKSYPCRDYSIEFPFTDITHSKCGLFSVNCSLEHENPLIYLREYPMNLLEKVSDSKLLIHDPVLQNYINGNSCLSFSNVSLPKSPLISFTYSPNITFFNCYNPSKDVIDYFEQYENRSCDILTIYYKAEEAAAHIDDDLPGSGCTVHQMPIRSNQVFPADVVKLLSPDFTLEWHVSQDCYECYYDRGGQCLTSESNEFYCITNPGKENRLTVILLASLIPGVAILVLLGGCIFWLRKKKMGGAYLLSRNLSYDPSSKSDIEDGSFNFGVPIFSYTELVDATGNFDPSKELGDGGFGTVYYGKLRDGREVAIKRLYEHNYRRVEQFLNEIKILTSLRHPNLVSLYGCTSRRSRELLLVYEYIPNGTVADHLHGERASEAPLTWGVRMSIARETATALAYLHKSDIIHRDVKTNNILLDSNFSVKVADFGLSRLFPIDVTHISTAPQGTPGYVDPEYHQCYQLTDKSDVYSFGVVLIELISSMPAVDISRHKHEINLASLAVNKIQRCAFDELIDPFTGYNSDAEATRMTTSVAELAFRCLQLDKDMRPSMEEVVAFLHDIHTGGDCDFDQVKGGARDLQGKIPPSPETDEVVLLKSRIYQSSPTAVTDTWISSDSTTASSVG, from the exons ATGGCTCCTGCTCCTATAAAAAATCTCTACTCACTCCTTTTCCTCAGCTATTTTCTTGTGCTTAAAGCTGATTCGAAATGCCAAAAATCGTACCCCTGCAGAGATTACTCCATCGAATTCCCCTTCACCGATATTACTCATTCCAAATGTGGATTGTTCTCAGTCAACTGCAGTTTAGAACATGAAAATCCATTAATTTATCTACGAGAGTATCCCATGAATCTGCTGGAGAAGGTATCGGATAGCAAGCTCTTGATCCACGATCCCGTGCTACAAAACTACATCAATGGCAACAGCTGTCTCTCCTTCTCAAACGTATCTCTACCAAAATCTCCTTTAATTTCCTTCACATATTCCCCTAATATCACCTTCTTCAACTGCTACAATCCAAGTAAAGATGTCATAGATTACTTCGAGCAGTACGAGAATAGGAGCTGTGATATATTGACCATTTACTATAAAGCTGAAGAAGCTGCTGCACATATTGATGATGATCTTCCAGGATCAGGATGTACAGTGCATCAAATGCCTATTAGGTCTAACCAAGTATTTCCCGCCGACGTCGTGAAACTGTTAAGTCCAGATTTCACACTAGAATGGCATGTGTCTCAAGATTGTTATGAATGCTATTATGATCGAGGAGGGCAATGTCTCACATCCGAAAGCAATGAGTTCTACTGCATAACCAATCCAGGCAAAG AAAATAGGTTGACGGTGATATTATTAGCTTCAT TGATACCTGGAGTTGCAATCCTTGTCTTGCTTGGCGGCTGCATATTTTGGTTACGAAAGAAAAAGATGGGTGGCGCCTACCTTCTCTCAAGAAACCTTTCCTACGATCCCTCCTCAAAATCGGATATCGAAGATGGAAGCTTCAACTTCGGCGTTCCTATCTTCTCCTACACAGAGCTGGTGGACGCCACCGGCAACTTCGACCCATCTAAAGAACTGGGAGATGGAGGCTTCGGCACCGTCTACTACG GCAAGCTCCGCGACGGCAGGGAAGTCGCGATCAAGCGCCTCTACGAGCACAACTACCGACGAGTGGAGCAGTTCCTGAACGAGATCAAGATCCTCACCAGTTTGAGGCACCCCAACCTGGTGTCCCTCTACGGCTGCACCTCGAGGCGGAGCCGCGAGCTCCTCCTCGTGTACGAGTACATCCCCAACGGCACTGTGGCGGACCACCTCCACGGCGAGAGGGCCAGCGAGGCGCCCCTGACGTGGGGCGTGAGGATGAGCATTGCTAGAGAGACGGCCACGGCGCTGGCCTATCTACACAAGTCCGACATAATCCACCGCGATGTGAAGACCAACAACATTCTGCTAGACAGCAACTTCTCCGTCAAAGTAGCGGATTTCGGGCTGTCGAGGCTGTTCCCGATCGACGTGACCCACATCTCGACGGCGCCGCAGGGCACCCCGGGGTACGTGGACCCGGAGTACCACCAGTGCTACCAGCTGACGGACAAGAGCGATGTGTACAGCTTCGGAGTGGTGCTGATCGAGCTCATCTCGTCCATGCCGGCCGTCGACATAAGCAGGCATAAGCACGAGATCAACCTGGCCAGCCTCGCCGTCAACAAGATTCAGAGGTGCGCCTTTGACGAGCTGATTGATCCTTTCACGGGGTACAACTCCGACGCGGAGGCCACCAGGATGACCACGTCGGTGGCGGAGCTGGCATTCCGGTGCCTGCAGCTCGACAAGGATATGAGGCCATCCATGGAGGAGGTGGTGGCGTTTCTGCACGATATTCACACTGGGGGGGATTGCGACTTCGATCAGGTCAAAGGGGGTGCTCGTGATTTGCAAGGGAAGATACCGCCGTCGCCGGAGACGGATGAGGTCGTGTTGCTCAAGAGTAGGATTTATCAGTCGTCGCCTACTGCTGTTACGGATACGTGGATTAGTAGTGACTCTACTACAGCCAGTTCTGTTGGCTGA
- the LOC130986448 gene encoding LEAF RUST 10 DISEASE-RESISTANCE LOCUS RECEPTOR-LIKE PROTEIN KINASE-like 1.1 isoform X2: MMPIFNRINQAREREVRERMGVGKDVLLLVLWHLLLLQADSKCQKSYTCRNFTLQFPFTYIDDPQCGLFTVAGCESSSREKHPRLYIGASTSAKYILGQPSQNKLLIHDFLLETLLGSPESCYSFLNVSLPQSPSVSFTISPNITFFTCFNKTTNRQIQDYFQNYSRQDCEASTLYYKTPATQEHAPQIPEACSLAQLPIKSDENSTQLLKLLSANYSLEWNVSEDCNECYRRGGQCLADNQNDFYCKSKTAENRLTVILLASLIPGVAILVLLGGCIFWLRKKKMGGAYLLSRNLSYDPSSKSDIEDGSFNFGVPIFSYTELVDATGNFDPSKELGDGGFGTVYYGKLRDGREVAIKRLYEHNYRRVEQFLNEIKILTSLRHPNLVSLYGCTSRRSRELLLVYEYIPNGTVADHLHGERASEAPLTWGVRMSIARETATALAYLHKSDIIHRDVKTNNILLDSNFSVKVADFGLSRLFPIDVTHISTAPQGTPGYVDPEYHQCYQLTDKSDVYSFGVVLIELISSMPAVDISRHKHEINLASLAVNKIQRCAFDELIDPFTGYNSDAEATRMTTSVAELAFRCLQLDKDMRPSMEEVVAFLHDIHTGGDCDFDQVKGGARDLQGKIPPSPETDEVVLLKSRIYQSSPTAVTDTWISSDSTTASSVG; this comes from the exons ATGATGCCTATATTTAACAGAATTAATcaagcaagagagagagaggtgagagagagaatgggCGTTGGCAAAGATGTGTTACTGCTGGTGTTGTGGCATCTTCTTCTGCTCCAAGCTGATTCCAAATGCCAAAAGTCCTACACTTGCAGAAACTTCACCTTACAATTTCCCTTCACCTATATTGATGATCCCCAGTGCGGATTGTTCACGGTTGCTGGCTGTGAATCTTCATCTAGAGAAAAACATCCAAGATTATACATAGGAGCTTCAACCTCAGCCAAATATATTCTAGGCCAGCCATCACAAAACAAACTCTTAATCCACGATTTCTTGCTTGAGACATTATTGGGATCACCCGAGTCGTGCTATTCTTTCTTAAATGTGTCTCTGCCTCAATCCCCCTCAGTTTCATTCACAATCTCGCCTAACATCACCTTCTTCACATGCTTCAATAAAACTACCAACCGTCAAATCCAAGATTACTTCCAAAACTATAGCCGCCAAGACTGTGAAGCCTCCACTTTGTACTATAAAACTCCGGCAACTCAGGAGCATGCTCCGCAGATTCCTGAAGCTTGTTCCTTGGCTCAACTACCTATCAAGTCTGATGAAAACTCAACTCAATTATTAAAGCTGTTGAGTGCTAATTACAGTTTAGAGTGGAATGTGTCTGAAGATTGTAATGAATGCTACCGCAGAGGAGGGCAATGTCTTGCAGACAACCAAAATGACTTTTACTGCAAAAGCAAAACAGCAG AAAATAGGTTGACGGTGATATTATTAGCTTCAT TGATACCTGGAGTTGCAATCCTTGTCTTGCTTGGCGGCTGCATATTTTGGTTACGAAAGAAAAAGATGGGTGGCGCCTACCTTCTCTCAAGAAACCTTTCCTACGATCCCTCCTCAAAATCGGATATCGAAGATGGAAGCTTCAACTTCGGCGTTCCTATCTTCTCCTACACAGAGCTGGTGGACGCCACCGGCAACTTCGACCCATCTAAAGAACTGGGAGATGGAGGCTTCGGCACCGTCTACTACG GCAAGCTCCGCGACGGCAGGGAAGTCGCGATCAAGCGCCTCTACGAGCACAACTACCGACGAGTGGAGCAGTTCCTGAACGAGATCAAGATCCTCACCAGTTTGAGGCACCCCAACCTGGTGTCCCTCTACGGCTGCACCTCGAGGCGGAGCCGCGAGCTCCTCCTCGTGTACGAGTACATCCCCAACGGCACTGTGGCGGACCACCTCCACGGCGAGAGGGCCAGCGAGGCGCCCCTGACGTGGGGCGTGAGGATGAGCATTGCTAGAGAGACGGCCACGGCGCTGGCCTATCTACACAAGTCCGACATAATCCACCGCGATGTGAAGACCAACAACATTCTGCTAGACAGCAACTTCTCCGTCAAAGTAGCGGATTTCGGGCTGTCGAGGCTGTTCCCGATCGACGTGACCCACATCTCGACGGCGCCGCAGGGCACCCCGGGGTACGTGGACCCGGAGTACCACCAGTGCTACCAGCTGACGGACAAGAGCGATGTGTACAGCTTCGGAGTGGTGCTGATCGAGCTCATCTCGTCCATGCCGGCCGTCGACATAAGCAGGCATAAGCACGAGATCAACCTGGCCAGCCTCGCCGTCAACAAGATTCAGAGGTGCGCCTTTGACGAGCTGATTGATCCTTTCACGGGGTACAACTCCGACGCGGAGGCCACCAGGATGACCACGTCGGTGGCGGAGCTGGCATTCCGGTGCCTGCAGCTCGACAAGGATATGAGGCCATCCATGGAGGAGGTGGTGGCGTTTCTGCACGATATTCACACTGGGGGGGATTGCGACTTCGATCAGGTCAAAGGGGGTGCTCGTGATTTGCAAGGGAAGATACCGCCGTCGCCGGAGACGGATGAGGTCGTGTTGCTCAAGAGTAGGATTTATCAGTCGTCGCCTACTGCTGTTACGGATACGTGGATTAGTAGTGACTCTACTACAGCCAGTTCTGTTGGCTGA
- the LOC130986448 gene encoding LEAF RUST 10 DISEASE-RESISTANCE LOCUS RECEPTOR-LIKE PROTEIN KINASE-like 1.1 isoform X4, which produces MGVGKHMLTLLLCLVLLLLRAHSKCPKSYACRNFSLEFPFTISSYPDCGLFIVDGCDSHIGHPILRSKAPTAPYLILGKTSTNRFLIHDSLLQEPLRSSTCHTLRNLSLPQSPFVSFTIISPKLIFFACYNQTPSPQIHDYFQSYRSLSCNISTLYYQIPAPPHHAPPIPRDHCFLTQLPFKSDNNSTDLLHLLTANFTLEWNVSQHCYKCYSGGGKCLTDNQNQFYCSKLRENRLTVILLASLIPGVAILVLLGGCIFWLRKKKMGGAYLLSRNLSYDPSSKSDIEDGSFNFGVPIFSYTELVDATGNFDPSKELGDGGFGTVYYGKLRDGREVAIKRLYEHNYRRVEQFLNEIKILTSLRHPNLVSLYGCTSRRSRELLLVYEYIPNGTVADHLHGERASEAPLTWGVRMSIARETATALAYLHKSDIIHRDVKTNNILLDSNFSVKVADFGLSRLFPIDVTHISTAPQGTPGYVDPEYHQCYQLTDKSDVYSFGVVLIELISSMPAVDISRHKHEINLASLAVNKIQRCAFDELIDPFTGYNSDAEATRMTTSVAELAFRCLQLDKDMRPSMEEVVAFLHDIHTGGDCDFDQVKGGARDLQGKIPPSPETDEVVLLKSRIYQSSPTAVTDTWISSDSTTASSVG; this is translated from the exons ATGGGTGTTGGCAAGCATATGTTAACGTTGTTGCTATGCCTTGTTCTTCTTCTACTCAGAGCTCATTCCAAATGCCCAAAATCCTATGCCTGTAGAAACTTCTCTCTAGAATTTCCCTTCACAATTAGTAGTTATCCCGATTGCGGATTGTTCATAGTTGATGGCTGTGATTCCCATATTGGACATCCAATATTACGCTCAAAAGCTCCAACAGCTCCATATCTTATTTTAGGAAAGACATCCACAAATAGATTCTTAATTCACGACAGCCTGCTTCAAGAACCATTGCGATCATCCACGTGTCATACTCTCAGAAATCTGTCCCTGCCTCAGTCTCCTTTTGTTTCATTTACAATAATCTCTCCTAAGCTCATCTTCTTCGCATGCTACAATCAAACTCCTTCTCCTCAAATCCATGATTATTTCCAAAGCTATCGCAGCTTAAGCTGTAATATCTCCACCTTGTACTATCAAATCCCGGCACCTCCTCATCATGCTCCGCCTATTCCTCGAGATCATTGTTTCTTGACTCAACTACCTTTCAAGTCCGACAACAACTCAACCGACCTATTACATCTCTTGACTGCTAATTTCACTTTAGAGTGGAATGTTTCTCAACATTGCTATAAATGCTACAGCGGAGGAGGGAAGTGTCTTACTGACAACCAGAATCAGTTCTACTGCAGCAAATTAAGAG AAAATAGGTTGACGGTGATATTATTAGCTTCAT TGATACCTGGAGTTGCAATCCTTGTCTTGCTTGGCGGCTGCATATTTTGGTTACGAAAGAAAAAGATGGGTGGCGCCTACCTTCTCTCAAGAAACCTTTCCTACGATCCCTCCTCAAAATCGGATATCGAAGATGGAAGCTTCAACTTCGGCGTTCCTATCTTCTCCTACACAGAGCTGGTGGACGCCACCGGCAACTTCGACCCATCTAAAGAACTGGGAGATGGAGGCTTCGGCACCGTCTACTACG GCAAGCTCCGCGACGGCAGGGAAGTCGCGATCAAGCGCCTCTACGAGCACAACTACCGACGAGTGGAGCAGTTCCTGAACGAGATCAAGATCCTCACCAGTTTGAGGCACCCCAACCTGGTGTCCCTCTACGGCTGCACCTCGAGGCGGAGCCGCGAGCTCCTCCTCGTGTACGAGTACATCCCCAACGGCACTGTGGCGGACCACCTCCACGGCGAGAGGGCCAGCGAGGCGCCCCTGACGTGGGGCGTGAGGATGAGCATTGCTAGAGAGACGGCCACGGCGCTGGCCTATCTACACAAGTCCGACATAATCCACCGCGATGTGAAGACCAACAACATTCTGCTAGACAGCAACTTCTCCGTCAAAGTAGCGGATTTCGGGCTGTCGAGGCTGTTCCCGATCGACGTGACCCACATCTCGACGGCGCCGCAGGGCACCCCGGGGTACGTGGACCCGGAGTACCACCAGTGCTACCAGCTGACGGACAAGAGCGATGTGTACAGCTTCGGAGTGGTGCTGATCGAGCTCATCTCGTCCATGCCGGCCGTCGACATAAGCAGGCATAAGCACGAGATCAACCTGGCCAGCCTCGCCGTCAACAAGATTCAGAGGTGCGCCTTTGACGAGCTGATTGATCCTTTCACGGGGTACAACTCCGACGCGGAGGCCACCAGGATGACCACGTCGGTGGCGGAGCTGGCATTCCGGTGCCTGCAGCTCGACAAGGATATGAGGCCATCCATGGAGGAGGTGGTGGCGTTTCTGCACGATATTCACACTGGGGGGGATTGCGACTTCGATCAGGTCAAAGGGGGTGCTCGTGATTTGCAAGGGAAGATACCGCCGTCGCCGGAGACGGATGAGGTCGTGTTGCTCAAGAGTAGGATTTATCAGTCGTCGCCTACTGCTGTTACGGATACGTGGATTAGTAGTGACTCTACTACAGCCAGTTCTGTTGGCTGA
- the LOC130986448 gene encoding LEAF RUST 10 DISEASE-RESISTANCE LOCUS RECEPTOR-LIKE PROTEIN KINASE-like 1.1 isoform X5 — translation MDHVTTLLLFFLHLLLFKAAHSTCQESFLCGHYNLSFPFTKAGNSGCGLITVDGCDSDPPYPVIHLGGGNLGYYILESNTPNKVLISDFQLEAQLKNRSCFTFMNQSMLRSPYISISFSPNLTLYPCFAQPDTNKSKLDEHFENYSKIDCISTVYYRIPTADDSSSEKIEIPQECSLVQLPLNSSGDSGDLFNMITANFSLEWTVSEECLSCFHGGGQCLTANNNQFYCKKENRLTVILLASLIPGVAILVLLGGCIFWLRKKKMGGAYLLSRNLSYDPSSKSDIEDGSFNFGVPIFSYTELVDATGNFDPSKELGDGGFGTVYYGKLRDGREVAIKRLYEHNYRRVEQFLNEIKILTSLRHPNLVSLYGCTSRRSRELLLVYEYIPNGTVADHLHGERASEAPLTWGVRMSIARETATALAYLHKSDIIHRDVKTNNILLDSNFSVKVADFGLSRLFPIDVTHISTAPQGTPGYVDPEYHQCYQLTDKSDVYSFGVVLIELISSMPAVDISRHKHEINLASLAVNKIQRCAFDELIDPFTGYNSDAEATRMTTSVAELAFRCLQLDKDMRPSMEEVVAFLHDIHTGGDCDFDQVKGGARDLQGKIPPSPETDEVVLLKSRIYQSSPTAVTDTWISSDSTTASSVG, via the exons atggatCATGTCACCACGCTCTTGCTTTTCTTTCTCCATCTTCTTCTCTTCAAAGCTGCTCATTCCACATGTCAAGAATCCTTTCTGTGTGGACATTATAATCTGAGTTTTCCATTTACTAAAGCTGGTAATTCGGGCTGCGGATTGATCACCGTTGATGGCTGTGATTCTGATCCTCCATATCCAGTAATTCATTTAGGTGGTGGAAATCTTGGTTATTATATTTTGGAGAGTAACACACCAAACAAAGTCTTGATTTCTGATTTTCAGCTTGAAGCTCAACTGAAGAACCGAAGCTGCTTTACTTTCATGAATCAATCTATGCTTCGATCTCCTTATATTTCAATCTCATTCTCTCCTAATCTCACCTTGTACCCCTGCTTCGCCCAACCTGATACTAACAAATCTAAATTAGATGAACATTTCGAAAACTATAGCAAGATAGATTGTATCTCCACCGTGTACTATAGAATCCCAACAGCTGATGATTCTTCTTCCGAGAAAATTGAAATTCCTCAAGAGTGTTCACTGGTGCAGCTACCTCTGAATTCTAGTGGAGACTCGGGTGATTTGTTCAATATGATAACTGCTAACTTTAGTCTAGAATGGACTGTTTCTGAAGAATGCCTTAGTTGTTTCCATGGAGGAGGCCAGTGCCTCACTGCCAACAATAACCAATTCTACTGCAAAAAAG AAAATAGGTTGACGGTGATATTATTAGCTTCAT TGATACCTGGAGTTGCAATCCTTGTCTTGCTTGGCGGCTGCATATTTTGGTTACGAAAGAAAAAGATGGGTGGCGCCTACCTTCTCTCAAGAAACCTTTCCTACGATCCCTCCTCAAAATCGGATATCGAAGATGGAAGCTTCAACTTCGGCGTTCCTATCTTCTCCTACACAGAGCTGGTGGACGCCACCGGCAACTTCGACCCATCTAAAGAACTGGGAGATGGAGGCTTCGGCACCGTCTACTACG GCAAGCTCCGCGACGGCAGGGAAGTCGCGATCAAGCGCCTCTACGAGCACAACTACCGACGAGTGGAGCAGTTCCTGAACGAGATCAAGATCCTCACCAGTTTGAGGCACCCCAACCTGGTGTCCCTCTACGGCTGCACCTCGAGGCGGAGCCGCGAGCTCCTCCTCGTGTACGAGTACATCCCCAACGGCACTGTGGCGGACCACCTCCACGGCGAGAGGGCCAGCGAGGCGCCCCTGACGTGGGGCGTGAGGATGAGCATTGCTAGAGAGACGGCCACGGCGCTGGCCTATCTACACAAGTCCGACATAATCCACCGCGATGTGAAGACCAACAACATTCTGCTAGACAGCAACTTCTCCGTCAAAGTAGCGGATTTCGGGCTGTCGAGGCTGTTCCCGATCGACGTGACCCACATCTCGACGGCGCCGCAGGGCACCCCGGGGTACGTGGACCCGGAGTACCACCAGTGCTACCAGCTGACGGACAAGAGCGATGTGTACAGCTTCGGAGTGGTGCTGATCGAGCTCATCTCGTCCATGCCGGCCGTCGACATAAGCAGGCATAAGCACGAGATCAACCTGGCCAGCCTCGCCGTCAACAAGATTCAGAGGTGCGCCTTTGACGAGCTGATTGATCCTTTCACGGGGTACAACTCCGACGCGGAGGCCACCAGGATGACCACGTCGGTGGCGGAGCTGGCATTCCGGTGCCTGCAGCTCGACAAGGATATGAGGCCATCCATGGAGGAGGTGGTGGCGTTTCTGCACGATATTCACACTGGGGGGGATTGCGACTTCGATCAGGTCAAAGGGGGTGCTCGTGATTTGCAAGGGAAGATACCGCCGTCGCCGGAGACGGATGAGGTCGTGTTGCTCAAGAGTAGGATTTATCAGTCGTCGCCTACTGCTGTTACGGATACGTGGATTAGTAGTGACTCTACTACAGCCAGTTCTGTTGGCTGA